From the genome of uncultured Fusobacterium sp.:
CATACCCTATTTTTATTTTAGCAATGTATTTAGTGTCTAAAAAACCTAATTCTGCCTTTGTTCCATAAGCTATATATCTATTTTGAGAAACATCTCTTATTCCAGCTATTTCTCCTTCTAAAGAAAAAACTTGCCTTAAATTCTTATCATAAAATCCAACTTCTTGAAGTCCATAGATCAACATTCCTACTCTTAAATGAGTTACATCTTCACAATCAAAATTTAGTACTCCTGCACTATTTTGAAGATGTATCATTTCAAAATTATCTTTTCCTAATTTTTCTAAAATATTATGAAAAATCTCTATATATTCTAACCCTTCTTCATAATTTACAGAAAAAAGATGAGAGTAAATTCCTCTAAATTTTAATTTTTTTTGAGCTATGTATTCTTTCAATCTCTCTACTTCTTCAAGAAGAATCCCATTCCTTCCAAATCCAAAATCTATTTTTATCTGTATTCTTTTACTTTCTATTCCAAAATCAATTAACTCTTTTAACTCTTTTAAAGTATTAGCACTAATCTCTAATTCTGGTTTATCTTTGACTAATTCTAAATCCCCTATGCTTTCAAAAATTAATATTTTTACATCTTTTAAATTCATTTTTAAAATTCTCTCAGCCTCTACATATCTTGCCACAGCAAACTCTCTTTGACCATTTTCATAGAGTATCCCCACTATTTCCTCCATTCCATGACCATAAGCATTTGCCTTTACAACTGGTAGAATCTCTTTTCCCCTATACTTTTTTAAATATTCTATATTATGAATAAGATTTTCCTTATTCAAATATAGTTTCATAGAATTTATTACCATCCTACTCCTCCTATCTCCCTAAATATTAATCTGATAAAAGTATACTCTATTTTTTTAAAAAAGCAATAGTTTTAAATAACAATTTCTAATATAATATCATTTTTTTAATACTGATCTCCAAGGAGTTCTTTTTACAACTAAATAGAAAATATAACCAGCTACATAGTTAGATACCAAATTTCCCCAGAAAACTGAATCCACTCCTAACCATCTTTTAGTCATAAGAATAAATATATATCTTATAAACCAAACTCTTAATATTCCCATAAATAATGGAAATCTTGTTCTTCCTAATCCTATAAAAGCTCCTTGGGAAACCATATAAATACCAAATCCTATTATAGAAAATGTATAAATCTTCAAAGAGTGATCAGCTAAATTTACTATTGTTTCATTATCTTGGAATAATCTCACTAAAAAATTACTACTTGGTAAAAATAAAGCTATTATTATTAAAGATATTACTACGCTTACTCTACAACCATAATTAAAAGATTTTTTTGCATTACGAGGTTTTTTAGCCCCTATATTCATACTTACCATAGTTGTAACTGTTGTTCCTATTGAAGATGGTAAATTAAAACACATAGCATTTATATTACTTGCTATTGTTTGAGCAGTAAGAACATATGCTCCATATTTTTCCACTTCCATATTTATTAAAAAGAATCCAAAATTTATTAAAGAATATGTTACCATAGTAGGAAGTGCCAAAATTAGAAGTCTTTTTAAAAGTGGAAAATCAAAAGAAAATCCTTTTAATTCTAACCTTGTCATACTTCTCTTTACAAAGAGATCGTAATACATCCAAATAGCTATAATTATATAAGAACACAAAGAAGCCATTACTGCTCCTATAACTCCCCAATGTAATACAGCTAAAAATATTGTATTAAAAATAATTTTTAAAAGTAATAAAATAATCATTCTTATCAAGGTAGCTTCTGGTTGTCCAGTGGCATTTTTTATAGCATTAAAAATAGCCGCCATAAATAACATAGGAATTACTATGGCATAAAGACTAAGATATAAAAATACATCATAAGCTATCTCTGGATTTATATTTTTTGTTACTATAGAAGCAAAAATAATAGAAGTAGGAGCTACTATTAATCCTATAATAAAAGAAAAAACCATTATTTGAGTGGATACTTTTTTTACTTGTTCTAGATCTCCTGTTCCATTTATCTGTCCTACAATCGCCATAGAAGCAACTCCTAACCCTTGAGAAAGAGCATTTATTATATTTATAATAGGCTGTCCAAATCCTACAGCTGCTGCAACTAAATATCCAGAAGTCCTATTTAAAAATAATCCATCTGATAAAGGAATAAGGGATTGTACCATTCCCATTAAGAGAGTAGGAAAAGAAAGTAACAATAAAGTGTTAAGAATATTTCCATTTAAAATCATTTCACGTCTTTTTTCAACATTAGTAGATAAAAAGCCCATAAAAAAACCACCTTCCAGTATTAATTTTTTAATATTTCTTTCTACTTTTATAGTACCATATTTTTTTATCAAAGAAAAGATTTATAATTAACTAAAATTAAATTTTATTATAACAAGATATAAAAAAAAGAAGAATTTTTTACTTTTTATCAAAATAAATTTTTCCTCTTTTTTTATATTTCATTATTTATATTTTTCAATTAATTTTATTTGAAATATTTAGTTTCATAATCTTTCAAGCTATCAAGAGCTTTTGAAACAAGTGGAAACACTCCAATCATATTTACAATAGTCATAAGTCCAAGTCCTAAGTCAGCTAAACTCCATACTAAGAAATTTTGTCTAACTCCTCCCCAATATAACATAATTAAAGTAAATACTTTAAAAGCTTCTTGTGGCCACTCTTTTTCACATAAAAAATATAAATTAGGTTTAGCATAAAAACTTATTCCTAAAATTGTACTAAATGAAAATAGAAATAAGATTATAGCTGTAAAAATAACTCCCCAATCACCTACATGGTATCTAAAAGCTTCTTGAAGTAGAGTCATTCCTCCTAGCCCTTCTTTTATATGTCCTTTTGATAATAAAATTACGAAAGCTGTAGCACTACAAATTACAACTGTATCTACTAGAACTCCTAAAGCTTGGATAAGTCCTTGCTTAGCTGGATGTTCTACTTCTGCAGCTGCAGCTGCACAAGGAGCTGATCCTGATCCAGCTTCATTAGAGAAAAGTCCTCTTTTAACTCCTTCCATTACAACTGTTCCAAAAGTTCCACCTAAAAATTGTTTTACTCCAAAAGCATGTTGAAAAATATCAACCATTGTATCTGCCATAACTCCAACATTTTTTATAATTATATAAAATACGACTATAAGATATAAAGCTGCCATAAAAGGAACCATCTTATCTAATACCTTTACTATTTTATTTCTATTTCCAAATAAAACACCAGCTGATAAAACAACCAATACCAACGAAGTTATATTTGTTTTTATTCCAAAAGCTGTACTAAATGATTCTGTTACAGAGTTAGAAATTACTTGGAATACTCCTCCCCAACAGATAAGAGCAAAAATTACAAATAGAACTCCTAACCATTTTTTATTAAGTCCTTTTTTTAGAAAATATGGAGCTCCTCCTCTATATCCTCCATATGGATCTTTTTCTCTATATAGAATAGCTATTGTTGATTCTATAAAGGCAGTAGCTGAATTTAATAGTGCAACTATCCACATCCAAAATACTGAACCTGGTCCTCCAACTGAAACAGCAGCTACTACTCCAGCTAAATTTCCTACTCCTACTCTTGATGCTGTACTTATACAAAAAGCTTGGAAAGATGAAACTTGATCTTTACCTGCTTTTGATTTTTCAGTTAAAAGTTGGCACATATGAGCAAATAATCTAAACTGTACAGCCCTTGTCCTTATAGTAAAAATTATTCCACTTACAACTAATAATACAACCAATAGATTTTTGTTCCACATAATGTTATTAATAACATTCACTAAATTTTCAAATAAATTCATTCTTCTCTCCTTATAATTTTTTTATATAAAAAAACGACTATGTTAATTTTTTTAAGAATTGTCTATACAAAGAAAAAACTTAAATAAAATTAATTTAGTCGTCTTACTTTACTACATTTACTACAATTCTACTATCCTACTATTTGATATTTTTTCATAAACTCTTCTACTTTTTCTACATTAACTACTGGAACTTTAGAGATTTTATTATCAATCCTTACTTCAATCTCCTCTTTTCCCTTACATTTTGAATATCTAGAAAATAACTCTTTTATCATATCCATCTCTTCTTGTGTAAACTCTCCATATCCTAACATATGAGGTCCTGGTACCTTATGTCCACACAAATAGAAACTTCCTAATTCCTTATAACTTGCTATTTTTTCATTTCCTTCTTGATCTCTTCCTACAAATAAATACTTTCCTTTTTCTAATCTATAAAATCTACTCTTTTTAATCAAGTGGAAAAGAAAAGAATACTCTTCTTCAAGATATCCATCTTTTTCCAATATACTTAGTCTATCAGAATATGCTGGATCTGTCAAGAGGCAACCTCCTCCTGGACTAGGATATTCTTTTAAACCATATTTTTCTGTAAGTTCCATTTGAACTTGTCTACTTCTTCCTTGAATATCTAATAATTTCTCTCTATCTATCCAACCTTCTAATTCTGGCTTACTTGGTGGTAACAATTTAGCTGAAAGAGGTCTTACAATAAGTTCATCCATACCAGATAACTTTTTTACCTTCTCTAAAGCAGCAGCATTTTGAGACATTGGTCTTTGACCTAAAACTTCTCCTGATATTACAAAATCTGCCTCATATTTTTCTAAAAGTTCTCCAGCTATTTTAAACATAAGTGAGTGACAATCTATACATGGATTCATATTTTTTCCTCTACCATATACAGGATTTTTTACTACTTCTGTATGTCTTTTTTCAAAATGTACATATTCAACTTTTATTCCAAGTTGTTCAGCCATTTTTTCAGCTTTCTCATTTTTTCCACCAAAAAAATGAGAAACGAAATTTAAAGCTATTACATCTATTCCTTGATCTTTTATAACTTTTATTGCTAATGCACTATCTAGTCCTCCAGAAAAAAGTGCTAAAGCTCTTCTTTT
Proteins encoded in this window:
- the alr gene encoding alanine racemase, with amino-acid sequence MVINSMKLYLNKENLIHNIEYLKKYRGKEILPVVKANAYGHGMEEIVGILYENGQREFAVARYVEAERILKMNLKDVKILIFESIGDLELVKDKPELEISANTLKELKELIDFGIESKRIQIKIDFGFGRNGILLEEVERLKEYIAQKKLKFRGIYSHLFSVNYEEGLEYIEIFHNILEKLGKDNFEMIHLQNSAGVLNFDCEDVTHLRVGMLIYGLQEVGFYDKNLRQVFSLEGEIAGIRDVSQNRYIAYGTKAELGFLDTKYIAKIKIGYADGYLKVNEGSGCIINNKEFPVVLVSMDNTFIEVDSSVKEGDKVILYHDISKCVAHNKMNIYEMLTILSPRIERVIR
- a CDS encoding MATE family efflux transporter; the protein is MGFLSTNVEKRREMILNGNILNTLLLLSFPTLLMGMVQSLIPLSDGLFLNRTSGYLVAAAVGFGQPIINIINALSQGLGVASMAIVGQINGTGDLEQVKKVSTQIMVFSFIIGLIVAPTSIIFASIVTKNINPEIAYDVFLYLSLYAIVIPMLFMAAIFNAIKNATGQPEATLIRMIILLLLKIIFNTIFLAVLHWGVIGAVMASLCSYIIIAIWMYYDLFVKRSMTRLELKGFSFDFPLLKRLLILALPTMVTYSLINFGFFLINMEVEKYGAYVLTAQTIASNINAMCFNLPSSIGTTVTTMVSMNIGAKKPRNAKKSFNYGCRVSVVISLIIIALFLPSSNFLVRLFQDNETIVNLADHSLKIYTFSIIGFGIYMVSQGAFIGLGRTRFPLFMGILRVWFIRYIFILMTKRWLGVDSVFWGNLVSNYVAGYIFYLVVKRTPWRSVLKK
- a CDS encoding alanine/glycine:cation symporter family protein; protein product: MNLFENLVNVINNIMWNKNLLVVLLVVSGIIFTIRTRAVQFRLFAHMCQLLTEKSKAGKDQVSSFQAFCISTASRVGVGNLAGVVAAVSVGGPGSVFWMWIVALLNSATAFIESTIAILYREKDPYGGYRGGAPYFLKKGLNKKWLGVLFVIFALICWGGVFQVISNSVTESFSTAFGIKTNITSLVLVVLSAGVLFGNRNKIVKVLDKMVPFMAALYLIVVFYIIIKNVGVMADTMVDIFQHAFGVKQFLGGTFGTVVMEGVKRGLFSNEAGSGSAPCAAAAAEVEHPAKQGLIQALGVLVDTVVICSATAFVILLSKGHIKEGLGGMTLLQEAFRYHVGDWGVIFTAIILFLFSFSTILGISFYAKPNLYFLCEKEWPQEAFKVFTLIMLYWGGVRQNFLVWSLADLGLGLMTIVNMIGVFPLVSKALDSLKDYETKYFK
- a CDS encoding 7-cyano-7-deazaguanine synthase encodes the protein MEKKRRALALFSGGLDSALAIKVIKDQGIDVIALNFVSHFFGGKNEKAEKMAEQLGIKVEYVHFEKRHTEVVKNPVYGRGKNMNPCIDCHSLMFKIAGELLEKYEADFVISGEVLGQRPMSQNAAALEKVKKLSGMDELIVRPLSAKLLPPSKPELEGWIDREKLLDIQGRSRQVQMELTEKYGLKEYPSPGGGCLLTDPAYSDRLSILEKDGYLEEEYSFLFHLIKKSRFYRLEKGKYLFVGRDQEGNEKIASYKELGSFYLCGHKVPGPHMLGYGEFTQEEMDMIKELFSRYSKCKGKEEIEVRIDNKISKVPVVNVEKVEEFMKKYQIVG